The Brassica oleracea var. oleracea cultivar TO1000 chromosome C6, BOL, whole genome shotgun sequence genome includes a region encoding these proteins:
- the LOC106296641 gene encoding probable mitochondrial chaperone BCS1-B, whose amino-acid sequence MATLYNQVPSVSAIFSLYTSFSAITMLFRTILNEIVPKRIREYVALKAMDFFSSYFQSNFTFVIEQRWEFVENQTFRAAEVYLPTRLAGLSTGKLLVGSSNLKNPAAEPKLGIPVNTKIIDEFEGIHLEWTLHSVETKKYLPEKRYFHLTCKKEFREKIMTDYFTYLAKSAEKIMSHRENLKIYTYNQDRSKWESAIFEHHTTFETLAVEPQLKNTLIEDLDAFSKGKDFFKSVGRAWKRGYLLYGPPGTGKSSMVAAIANHMKYHIYDLQIQSVRDDGELREILTSTKNRSILLIEDIDCGADASRRRQTKKKKDDGDEGDGDGEPHKGKKKFEVGISLSGLLNFVDGLWSSCGEEKIIIFTTNHKEKLDPALLRPGRMDVHILMDNCTPFVFKKLVAMYLKTDDHALFDPIEKLVLEVSATPAEVTQQLMASKVADIALKVLLEFLKTKKTKKEEDTKVEEDGEIEDAETKEAEPEEET is encoded by the exons ATGGCGACTCTCTATAATCAAGTTCCTTCGGTATCTGCAATTTTCTCTCTCTACACATCTTTTTCTGCCATCACGATGCTCTTTCGTACAATCCTCAACGAGATTGTTCCCAAGCGAATCCGAGAATACGTCGCTCTGAAAGCTATGGACTTCTTCTCATCTTACTTTCAGTCAAATTTCACGTTCGTGATCGAGCAACGGTGGGAGTTTGTGGAGAACCAGACTTTCCGTGCGGCTGAAGTTTACTTACCAACACGTCTAGCCGGACTCTCCACAGGCAAACTCCTCGTGGGTTCGAGCAATCTTAAGAATCCAGCGGCTGAGCCAAAACTTGGAATCCCTGTGAATACTAAAATCATAGATGAGTTTGAAGGGATTCATCTTGAATGGACTCTACACTCTGTTGAGACTAAGAAGTATCTCCCAGAGAAACG GTACTTTCACTTGACATGTAAGAAGGAGTTTCGTGAGAAAATAATGACAGATTACTTCACGTACTTGGCGAAATCAGCAGAGAAAATAATGAGCCATAGAGAGAATCTCAAGATCTATACTTACAACCAAGACCGGTCCAAATGGGAATCCGCCATTTTCGAGCACCACACGACCTTTGAGACCCTAGCCGTTGAGCCGCAACTGAAGAACACCTTGATCGAAGATCTTGATGCTTTCTCTAAAGGAAAAGACTTCTTCAAGAGTGTGGGACGTGCCTGGAAACGTGGATATCTTCTTTACGGTCCTCCCGGAACTGGAAAATCATCTATGGTCGCTGCAATAGCAAATCACATGAAGTATCATATATATGATCTTCAGATACAGAGCGTTAGAGATGACGGTGAGTTGCGTGAGATTCTCACCTCCACTAAGAACCGCTCAATTCTTCTAATTGAAGACATTGATTGTGGAGCCGATGCTTCTCGTAGACGTCAGACCAAGAAAAAGAAAGATGATGGCGATGAAGGTGATGGTGATGGTGAGCCACACAAGGGCAAGAAGAAGTTTGAAGTTGGT ATATCGTTGTCCGGTCTACTGAATTTTGTGGATGGACTTTGGTCGAGCTGCGGAGAAGAAAAGATCATAATTTTCACAACGAATCACAAGGAGAAGCTCGACCCGGCGTTGTTGAGGCCGGGAAGGATGGACGTTCACATTCTCATGGACAATTGCACACCCTTTGTGTTCAAGAAGCTTGTGGCTATGTACCTTAAGACTGATGACCACGCCCTGTTTGATCCCATTGAGAAGCTTGTCCTTGAAGTGAGTGCAACTCCGGCTGAAGTCACACAGCAGCTTATGGCCAGTAAGGTCGCTGACATTGCGCTCAAAGTTCTCCTTGAGTTCCTGAAAACCAAGAAGACGAAAAAGGAAGAAGATACCAAAGTGGAGGAAGATGGAGAGATTGAAGATGCTGAGACTAAAGAAGCAGAACCAGAAGAAGAAACTTAA